The following are from one region of the Afipia sp. P52-10 genome:
- a CDS encoding flagellin, with protein SGIVLSASVRQNLLSLQSTAELLSTTQNRLSTGKKVNSALDNPTNYFTAAALDSRASDINNLLDGISNGVQVLQAANTGITSLQKLVDSAKSVANQALQTPSGYSAKSSVTSAVITGATADNLLGPAGAPTDAAAAAGTVINNKVTPTAAPMTGATLLSGAANTDSVAGDFTAADTIVVNGKTISFNSGAGTSGTAAGGNLSIDVTTGTVQDVIDAVNAITGGTSTIAGGAITLHTGTAEDLVVSGTGLAKLGLSAGTTARTAGAPPALQGQTLTIGATGGGTATNITFGTGAGEVKTLNQLNEKLAANNLQATLSSDGKLTISTTNDAASSTIGAIGGTAAGAGQAFAGLVAGDPVKDMNAQLTRSNLVAQYNNIINQITTTAQDASFNGVNLLNGDQLKLVFNETGKSTLNIQGVTFDPAGLGLGELTSGTDFIDNAATNKVMSALNNASSTLRSQASTLGSNLSIVQIRQDFSKSLINVLQTGSSNLTLADTNEEAANSQALSTRQSIAVSALALANQSQQSVLQLLR; from the coding sequence TGTCCGGTATTGTTCTTTCGGCATCGGTTCGCCAGAACCTGCTGTCACTTCAGTCCACCGCTGAACTGCTCTCGACCACCCAGAACCGTCTTTCGACCGGAAAGAAGGTCAACTCCGCCCTCGACAACCCGACCAACTATTTCACTGCCGCAGCCCTCGACAGCCGCGCCAGCGACATCAACAACCTGCTGGACGGCATCAGCAACGGCGTGCAGGTGCTGCAGGCGGCCAACACCGGCATCACCTCGCTGCAGAAGCTGGTCGATAGCGCCAAATCGGTTGCCAACCAGGCGCTGCAGACCCCGAGCGGCTATTCGGCGAAGTCGAGCGTGACCTCCGCCGTCATCACCGGCGCCACCGCCGACAACCTGCTCGGCCCGGCCGGTGCGCCGACCGATGCGGCGGCTGCGGCCGGTACCGTCATCAACAACAAGGTCACGCCGACTGCAGCGCCGATGACCGGCGCGACCTTGCTGTCGGGCGCTGCGAACACGGACTCGGTTGCGGGCGACTTCACCGCCGCCGATACGATCGTCGTCAACGGCAAGACCATCTCCTTCAACAGCGGCGCTGGCACCAGCGGCACTGCGGCGGGTGGCAACCTCTCGATCGACGTCACCACCGGCACGGTCCAGGACGTCATCGATGCGGTGAACGCCATCACCGGCGGCACCTCGACGATTGCTGGCGGCGCCATCACGCTGCACACCGGCACGGCCGAGGACCTCGTGGTCAGCGGCACGGGCCTGGCCAAGCTCGGCCTGTCGGCCGGCACCACTGCCCGCACCGCGGGTGCACCTCCGGCGCTCCAGGGCCAGACGCTGACGATCGGTGCGACCGGCGGCGGCACGGCGACCAACATCACCTTCGGCACCGGTGCTGGCGAGGTGAAGACGCTGAACCAGCTCAACGAGAAGCTGGCGGCGAACAACCTGCAGGCGACGCTGTCGAGCGATGGCAAGCTGACGATCTCCACCACCAACGATGCGGCGTCGTCGACGATCGGTGCGATCGGCGGCACGGCGGCTGGTGCGGGTCAGGCGTTCGCCGGTCTGGTCGCCGGCGATCCGGTGAAGGACATGAACGCGCAGCTGACGCGTTCGAACCTGGTTGCGCAGTACAACAACATCATCAACCAGATCACCACCACCGCGCAGGATGCCTCGTTCAACGGCGTCAACCTGCTCAATGGCGACCAGCTGAAGCTGGTGTTCAACGAGACCGGTAAGTCGACCCTGAACATCCAGGGTGTCACCTTCGACCCGGCCGGCCTCGGCCTGGGCGAGCTGACCTCGGGCACCGACTTCATCGACAACGCCGCCACCAACAAGGTGATGAGCGCGCTGAACAACGCCTCGAGCACGCTGCGGTCGCAGGCTTCGACGCTCGGTTCGAACCTGTCGATCGTGCAGATCCGTCAGGACTTCTCGAAGAGCCTGATCAACGTGCTGCAGACCGGCTCGTCGAACCTGACGCTGGCCGACACCAACGAGGAAGCGGCCAACAGCCAGGCGCTGTCGACCCGCCAGTCGATCGCCGTGTCCGCCCTGGCGCTGGCCAACCAGAGCCAGCAGAGCGTGCTGCAGCTGCTGCGCTAA